The Natronolimnobius baerhuensis DNA segment CCTCGGCGTCGACCACATCGATCTCTACCAGATCCACGGCCTCGAGTATGAGTCCGAACTCGAGGAGATCACGGGCGACGACGGCGCGCTGGCGGCGATTCGGGACGCCCAGGATGAGGGACTGATCGGCGACATTGGCCTGACGAGCCATGGTGATCCGGGACTGATTCTGGATGCTATCGAGCAAATCGATGATCTGGCGACAGTGATGTTTCCGCTGAATCCCGTCGTGATGGCGAAAAGCGATGGCGACGGCGACAGCGAATACGACTACGAGGCCGTCCTCGAGCGAGCAAACGAGGAGGGAATCGGCACGCTCGGGATCAAAGCCTTCGCGAAGGGGTCCTGGCCCTCGACCGACGAACTGCCGGAAGCCGACCGACCATACTGCAACTGGTATCAGCCTGTTGATCGGCCCGACGAGATCCGCGAGCGCTTCGACTTTGCCGCCTCGCAGGGGCTGACAAGTGTCGTCTCGCCAGGCGACCCGAAACTCGTCGCGATGGTCCTCGATGCCGCCAGTCGATACGACGGTATGGCCGAGGAGACACAGCGGTCGCTGCTCGAGGCGGCGCGCCACGACGAGAGTCCGGTGCCGGAGCAGTTACATCACTAACGAACTCGCGGTTTCGATGGCAATTCCACGAACCGTCACGACCGCACTCGCGGATCGCCCAGTTGCGGGTGCCGTCTGTCTCGAGGCCGGTGCGGGCGTCGGCAACACAACCGCCGGACTGCTCGCAGGCGGTGCGAGTCGCGTCTATGCCGTCACCAACGAGCGAAAGCACGCGAAATCCACTCTCGAGCGCGTGCGGGCGAACGCCGACTTGAGGACTGATTCGCCGGGGCGAGTCGCCATCCTCGAGGCAGATCTCCGCGACATCCCGCTGCCGGCCGACTCCGTCGAAGTCATCACCGCCCACGGACTGTTCAACGTCGTCCCACCGGCGGATCTCGCACCCATCATCACGGAACTGACCCGCGTCGCCGCACCGGGCTGTCACCTCGTCGTCGACGACTACGAGCCGCTGCCCGACGACGCCGCCGTTGCCGACCTGTTCGCACTCGAGAACGCGGCTGCCGAACTCGCTGACGGCCGTCCGATGCTCTCGTTTTACGCCGCGGCGACGTTGCAGCGGTTGTTCGTCGGCGCCGGCTGGGAGTTCGACCGGACGCGGACACTGCTCGAGCCGGTGCCGTGGACCGAGACCCATCTCGAGGCCCACGCCGAGGTAGTCCACTCGCGGGCGAATCGACTGGACAATGCGCTCGGGGAACGACTGTGCGAGCAAGCGGACGCCCTCGTCGAGACAATCGGGTCCGAATCGGTCGGCGAGATGTACAGCCTCGCGTTCCGATGGCCCGCGTAGTCTCGAGCGTGCTCACCGAGTCGTCGCCCTTATGCCCAGTCCGGTCCAAGAGCGTCCAATGGCAGAGCCCCGTGTTCCGGGTTCCGGCACCGAACGGCACCTCGAGTTACCCTGCGGGGAGACCCTCGACCCCCACAGCGTCGACCTCGGGATGTACGAATACTCGAGTTGTCCCTGTGGCGAACCCCACGCTGTCGTCACCGACGCACATCCTGCGTCGCGTTTCTTCCCCGAGTCGCTGGTTGCGATCCTCGAGGAAACAATCGACACCGACGACGACTTCGACCGCTTTGGCACGCCCCACCTCATGGGCGTCGTCTTAGAGGAGTTCCCCGAAAAAGTCGTCACTTACGACGCCAGCGACGACGGCGCGGTCGGCTACGCCATGCTGTGGGTCACCGATTTCGACTCCCGACGACTCCACGAGATCATCGTCGAACTCGTCGTCGAACTCATGGAACACGCGATCAGCCACGCCGAGGACGACAGCGCCATCTCGGAGTTCGAAACCCAGATGCTCGAGTTCGATATTGGCGAGTTCGTCGACCAGTACCGCGCCCAGCGGAACTTCGAGAGTGAACACGACCAGCCGATGTAGCGCTCCTGGGAACCGAGACTCTCGCCGAGCGATAATAGACACAAAACAGATACGACAACTCGACACCTAGCAGCCCTCTTGCAAAATTACTTGGTTCAATCGCAGACAGTACTCGTCACCACCCACAAATCGATGAGAGTCAAACTCTTCATACAGTCGCTCTCGAGTCCGATTTCTCGAGCCCAGGCGTGAACCGAGGCCGTTATCCGTCAGTGGTCCTGAGACGGAGTGTGACCGCTCCCGACCGCCCACCAGAGACCGATCCCAAACTATCTCCTTCTGACACATCAACTGAATTGACGAGTCGCGGCTACCGAATCTCGGTCGACGATGGCCGTGAGTCGTTCTTTGCGATCTATCTCGGCGAACCGGACAGCGAAACGGCATGGATCATGTCCGATACAGTCTACTCGCCCGAATCAATGCGATAGTCGCTAACTGCGACGAGAAACTCGAGCACTCGAGTCCCCATTGTTCGCCGCTCAGTTTTCGCCACCATGCATGACGGTTCGAATTTCGAAACGCCGACACTGTGGGATGCTCCGTCTGCACTGGGATCCGAACTCGCATGCCGGGTCGTCAGCGGGTACGACGCCGGAGTAGTGGACTTTCCGGTGACTAGACCTCGAGCGACGAATACTGAACCCTGCGTGTCCGTTTCGACTGACGGTTGCTCCCATGCCACACGCTATGATTCAACCGAATCGTCGGTCACTGTGCTAATTCCCACGAAAATGTCGAGTGCTTTGTCCTGGGAGTGGAGAATGATAAGAAGTCCACGACGATGGCTCCCTGTCAGCACGGACAGTTCGAATTTCGAAAAGCCATTTCGAGATTCGTACTGTATCGTGGGGCTTATTACGATGTGCGAACTTCGGACGTACAAGACCAATGAGTACGGACAACAACGGCGACGCAGGGGACGGACGCAAAATCCTCCTGATCGGGAGTGGCCCGATTCAGATTGGACAGGCAGCCGAGTTCGACTACTCGGGCGCACAGGCCTGCCGCGCGCTGCAGGAGGAGGGGGCGGAGGTCGTCCTCGTCAACTCGAATCCGGCGACGATCATGACCGACCCGGAGATGGCAGACGAAGTCTATATCGAGCCGATCACGACCGATGCCATCGCCGAAATCATCCGCAAGGAACGACCTGACGGCGTCATTGCCGGCCTCGGCGGCCAGACTGGCCTGAACGTCACCGCCGAACTCGCCGAGGAGGGCGTTCTCGAGAAGTACGACGTCGAGATCATGGGCACGCCGCTTGACACCATCTACGCGACGGAAGACCGCGATCTGTTCCGCCAGCGCATGGAAAAGATCGGCCAGCCGGTGCCCCGCTCGACAACCATCTCGCTCGAGGACGGCGAGTCGGTGACCGAACTGAGCGACGAGGACGTTCGTGAGCGCGTCGAAGCAGCAGTCGATGAGGTCGGTGGCCTCCCGGTCATCGCCCGCACGACCTACACGCTCGGTGGCTCCGGGTCTGGTGTCGTCCACGAGATGGACGAACTGCTCGCCCGCGTTCGCAAGGGCCTTCGCCTCTCGCGCAACAGTGAAGTCTTGATTACGGAATCCATCGCTGGCTGGGTGGAGTACGAGTACGAGGTCATGCGCGACGCCGATGACTCCTGTATCATCATCTGTAACATGGAGAACATCGACCCGATGGGGATCCACACCGGGGAGTCGACGGTCGTTACGCCTTCCCAGATTGTCCCCGACGAGGGCCACCAGGAGATGCGCACCGCCGCACTCGACGTGATCCGCGAACTCGGCATTCAGGGTGGGTGTAACATCCAGTTCGCCTGGCACGACGACGGCACGCCCGGCGGCGAGTACCGCGTTGTCGAGGTCAACCCGCGTGTCTCGCGTTCCTCGGCGCTCGCTTCGAAGGCGACAGGGTATCCAATCGCCCGCGTGACCGCGAAGGTCGCACTCGGCAAGCGCCTCCACGAAATCGAGAACGAAATTACGGGCGAGACGACCGCGGCGTTCGAGCCCGCAATCGACTACGTGGTTACCAAGGTTCCGAGGTGGCCCAAAGACAAGTTCGACGACGTCGACTTCGAACTCACGACCGCGATGAAGTCGACCGGCGAGGCGATGGCCATCGGGCGCTCGTTCGAGGAATCGCTGCTCAAAGCCCTCCGTTCGTCGGAGTACGAACCCGATGTCGTCTGGGACGAGGTCTCTGATGCGGAACTCGAGGAACACTACCTCGAGCGCCCATCGCCGGATCGTCCGTACGCGATGTTCGAGGCCTTCGAGCGCGGCTACACCACTGAGGAAGTCGTCGAGCTGACAGGCATCTTCGAGTGGTACACCGAACGCTACAAGCGCATCGCCGACTCGACGCTTGCCGCACAGGAGGGCGACTTCACCGAAGCCGCAATTGCGGGCCACACGAACGCAACTATCGCCTCCGCGGCAGGCGCGGAGGTCGACACCGTCGAGAGCGAGGTACCCGGCCGCACGTACAAACAGGTCGACACCTGCGCGGGCGAGTTCGAAGCCGAGACACCGTACTACTACTCCTCGCGCAAGAACGAGTTCGAATCCGGCCCGCTGCTGGGCGACGCCGCAGCCGGCGAACTCGAGGTCGAGCGCGATCTCGAGAGCGTGATCGTCGTCGGCGGCGGCCCGATCCGCATCGGCCAGGGTGTCGAGTTCGACTACTGTTCGGTCCACGCAGTCCGCGCACTCAGAGAGCTCGGCATCGACGCCCACGTCGTCAACAACAACCCCGAGACGGTCTCGACGGACTACGACACCTCCGACGGCCTCTTCTTCGAGCCGATCACGGCCGAAGAGGTCGCAGACGTCGCCGAAGCGACCGGCGCGGACGGCGTCATGGTCCAGTTCGGCGGCCAGACCTCGGTCAACATCGGCGAACCACTGCAAGACGAACTCGAGCGCCGCGGCCTCGAGTGTGAGGTCATGGGAACGAGCGTCGAAGCGATGGACCTCGCAGAGGACCGCGACCGCTTCAACGCGCTGATGGACGAGATGGGCATCGCCCAGCCGGAAGGTGGCACCGCCTTCTCGAAGGAAGAAGCACTCGAGCTCGCCCACGACATCGGCTACCCCGTGCTCGTCCGTCCGTCCTACGTCCTCGGCGGCCGCGCGATGGATGTCGTCTACAACGACGATGAACTCGAGACCTACATCGAGGAAGCAGTCCGTGTGAGTCCCGAGAAGCCGATTCTCGTCGACGACTTCCTCGAGGATGCAGTCGAACTCGATGTGGACGCAGTCACGGACGGCCGCACCATCCTCATCGGCGGCATTATGGAACACGTCGAAACGGCTGGTGTCCACTCCGGCGACTCGGCGTGTATGATCCCGCCGCGCTCGCTCGATGCGGACACCCTCGCACGCGTCCGCGAAGTCACCGAAGACATCGCCAAGGCGCTGAAGACGAAGGGTCTGCTGAACGTCCAACTCGCCGTCCGCGATGGCGAAGTGTACGTCTTAGAGGCCAACCCGCGTTCCTCGCGTACCGTTCCGTTCGTCTCGAAGGCAACGGGCGTCCCAATCGCCAAACTCGCGGCGAAGGTCATGGCTGGCGAGACGCTCGCAAGTCTCGAGGCGAGCGAGCAGATTCCAGACCATACCTCGATCAAGGAGGTCGTCCTGCCGTTCGACCGCCTGCCAGGATCGGACCCACGTCTCGGCCCAGAGATGAAATCGACGGGCGAAGTGATGGGCACCGCAAGCGACTTTGGCACGGCCTACTGGAAGGCCCAGCAAGCGGCCTACAACGATGTCAGCGAGGGCACCGCCGTCGTCGATTTCGACATCGACGGCTTCGAGAATCACTTCGAGATCGCCGAGTTCGACGACGTGCCACAGGCGATCCGCGAGGGCGAGGTCGACTTCGTCGTCAGCCGCGACCGTGACACCCTCGAGATGGCCGTCGAAGAGGAGATTCCGTACCTCTCGACGGAAGCCAGCGCCACGGCCTACGTCGAAGCGCTCGACGAGTTCAATGGCGACCTCGAGGTCGCCTCCGTCAGTTCCCGCCCACGTCGCGAGGCCCAGTGGGGCGGCGGCGAACTCGAGTAAGTCACAGACGGAGGGGTCCTCGAGTGAGTCGCTGAGTCGACGGGTGTTCTGGTTCAGTCGTGTGTTTTGCTGCGATTTTGTCGAACTGTCGAAGAGTGCTGACAGCGGCCGGTGATTTCCCGTCAACGCACACTGAGAGCCGACAGTATTCGATTGCCAGTCCAACTTTCAACCGTCCGGACCGCATAGCAGGAGTCAGCGCACGTGCGCGGAGGCCCATTCAATGACTGAGGAACATGATCACGAGCTGACGACGGAACTGCCGGGCGACGAGATCGCCCCTGATGAACGAAGTGCCCAGTCCCCACTCGAGGCGATCCAATCGCTCGAGCCAGGCGACATTCCGAGTGGCACGGTCCCGCTTGCAGGCGGCGGGCTCTTGCTTGTCTCTGCGCTCCGGTCGGTGCTCCGGGGCCAGCTGCGAGCAATTCCGAAAGCAATCGCTGGCGCAGCCCTACTGAAATTCGGTCTGGGTCGGCGTCGCACCGACTCGAGTGAGGAGGAGACAACGTTCGAGCCAACGTCTATCGAGGGCGTCGAGGGTGGGTCGGACGACAAGGAAACGACAGATGCGGCCCATGCGGCGAATCAGCCGGAGGCCAGTCGGAAGTCTCTTGATGACGACACTGTCGACTCCAAGGACGATGACTCGAGTGCGGATATCGAGTTCACCGACGACGTCGACGAACCACGGACGAAACCGGAAACGGACGCTGATGAGGCTGATCCGCGCCGAAACACGGCTGAGGAGTCCGAGGACGATGAGGCAGTCGAAATCGACGTCTCCGACGCAGCAATCGCCGAGGAGAACGCCGAAGCCGCGGGGCCGGACCCAGAACAGGCCCAGCCCTCCCAGACCGACAGTATCGAACCGGAGGAAACGCCCGCGGAGGACGCCTCTCACAAAAAGATCGACCCTGAGGACGACTCGAGTGCTGACGCCTCGGACGACGAGGACGCGGACGAAGACGACGAAACGTAACGTCCTGCTCATCGTCCCTCTCACCGATCCACTGGCGAACGACTCCCTTTTCAGGCAGCCAAACGGCGAGCAACGTTCCAACCAACACGAGCATGGACCCAGTCACCACCAGCCGATACTACGCTCGAGAACTCTTCCGTCGACTCGCTCACGACGTCGATGTTGACGCCACGGCTACGACAAGCACGGCTCGCTCGAGCGGGCAGCGGCGACGATTCTCTCCGAGCGGGCAGCACACGGCTTCGAGGCGGGCGGGCACTTCGACGGCGTCTGGCCGCGCGATCTCTGTTTTGGCGCACGCGGCATCATCGCGGCGGGATACCCTTGCGGAACGCCACCGCGAGCGAGTCGTCGACGAACGAACCGGCCTGGTCACTGGTTCCGGCAGTAGTTGGTGGGATTCGGCCGCTCGAGCGCGGAAACGTACAACACCGCGATGTTCCTTGCGGCAGTCGAACGACTCGAGGTAGCAGGGGTCGAGACGGCGTTTACGGGCGAGAGAGCGACGATTCGGGACGCACTTGACTCACTCTGGAATGGCCAGTACTTCGACGAACATCGCGCATCCGGAACGCTCGCCTGCGACGCGAACGTCGTGGCGCTGTACTTCGGCCTCGTCAACGATGACCGCGCTGCCTCAATCATCGACGCACTCGCCAGCCTCGAGCGCGTCGAACACGTTTTGGGTCGGTATGGCACCGTTC contains these protein-coding regions:
- a CDS encoding DUF5815 family protein; its protein translation is MAEPRVPGSGTERHLELPCGETLDPHSVDLGMYEYSSCPCGEPHAVVTDAHPASRFFPESLVAILEETIDTDDDFDRFGTPHLMGVVLEEFPEKVVTYDASDDGAVGYAMLWVTDFDSRRLHEIIVELVVELMEHAISHAEDDSAISEFETQMLEFDIGEFVDQYRAQRNFESEHDQPM
- the carB gene encoding carbamoyl-phosphate synthase large subunit; translation: MSTDNNGDAGDGRKILLIGSGPIQIGQAAEFDYSGAQACRALQEEGAEVVLVNSNPATIMTDPEMADEVYIEPITTDAIAEIIRKERPDGVIAGLGGQTGLNVTAELAEEGVLEKYDVEIMGTPLDTIYATEDRDLFRQRMEKIGQPVPRSTTISLEDGESVTELSDEDVRERVEAAVDEVGGLPVIARTTYTLGGSGSGVVHEMDELLARVRKGLRLSRNSEVLITESIAGWVEYEYEVMRDADDSCIIICNMENIDPMGIHTGESTVVTPSQIVPDEGHQEMRTAALDVIRELGIQGGCNIQFAWHDDGTPGGEYRVVEVNPRVSRSSALASKATGYPIARVTAKVALGKRLHEIENEITGETTAAFEPAIDYVVTKVPRWPKDKFDDVDFELTTAMKSTGEAMAIGRSFEESLLKALRSSEYEPDVVWDEVSDAELEEHYLERPSPDRPYAMFEAFERGYTTEEVVELTGIFEWYTERYKRIADSTLAAQEGDFTEAAIAGHTNATIASAAGAEVDTVESEVPGRTYKQVDTCAGEFEAETPYYYSSRKNEFESGPLLGDAAAGELEVERDLESVIVVGGGPIRIGQGVEFDYCSVHAVRALRELGIDAHVVNNNPETVSTDYDTSDGLFFEPITAEEVADVAEATGADGVMVQFGGQTSVNIGEPLQDELERRGLECEVMGTSVEAMDLAEDRDRFNALMDEMGIAQPEGGTAFSKEEALELAHDIGYPVLVRPSYVLGGRAMDVVYNDDELETYIEEAVRVSPEKPILVDDFLEDAVELDVDAVTDGRTILIGGIMEHVETAGVHSGDSACMIPPRSLDADTLARVREVTEDIAKALKTKGLLNVQLAVRDGEVYVLEANPRSSRTVPFVSKATGVPIAKLAAKVMAGETLASLEASEQIPDHTSIKEVVLPFDRLPGSDPRLGPEMKSTGEVMGTASDFGTAYWKAQQAAYNDVSEGTAVVDFDIDGFENHFEIAEFDDVPQAIREGEVDFVVSRDRDTLEMAVEEEIPYLSTEASATAYVEALDEFNGDLEVASVSSRPRREAQWGGGELE
- a CDS encoding aldo/keto reductase; the encoded protein is METRDLGQTGHESTVATFGAIALNWLEQEGADQLVELALERGVNHFDVAPTYGDAELKLGPKLRQHREEIYLGCKTQERDYEGARDKLERSLDRLGVDHIDLYQIHGLEYESELEEITGDDGALAAIRDAQDEGLIGDIGLTSHGDPGLILDAIEQIDDLATVMFPLNPVVMAKSDGDGDSEYDYEAVLERANEEGIGTLGIKAFAKGSWPSTDELPEADRPYCNWYQPVDRPDEIRERFDFAASQGLTSVVSPGDPKLVAMVLDAASRYDGMAEETQRSLLEAARHDESPVPEQLHH
- a CDS encoding class I SAM-dependent methyltransferase, with the protein product MAIPRTVTTALADRPVAGAVCLEAGAGVGNTTAGLLAGGASRVYAVTNERKHAKSTLERVRANADLRTDSPGRVAILEADLRDIPLPADSVEVITAHGLFNVVPPADLAPIITELTRVAAPGCHLVVDDYEPLPDDAAVADLFALENAAAELADGRPMLSFYAAATLQRLFVGAGWEFDRTRTLLEPVPWTETHLEAHAEVVHSRANRLDNALGERLCEQADALVETIGSESVGEMYSLAFRWPA